A stretch of DNA from Triticum dicoccoides isolate Atlit2015 ecotype Zavitan unplaced genomic scaffold, WEW_v2.0 scaffold112636, whole genome shotgun sequence:
CCggcccgattcgccgtctccgtcgcctccccgagcacgccgaccctctcttcgaactcaccgtgagcccctgagcatttcccctctgcccccctgcttgctcccgccctctagccgtagccccgaggtcacccgaggccgccgtccgccatggccggtgagcccgCGTTCCGAGCCTCTCCTGCTCGCACCAGGGGCACTGACACgctcctggcgcctccaggaggatgcctctccactccgtttgctcgctcgagcgctgcagccgcgtccctgccccagcccgaactccggccaccgcggaagtgctcgccgccgtcgtctccggccaccccgcggcccctcgtgcagccagctaggtgcggccgtgtacgggctaccttctggtggccttcgcgcgtccagccgccgcccgtagcgcaaccccggtggacatccgccgcgtttcgggtcgccgccggccgaactccggtggccagtgatgtggcactgtcattagccactaatgacgcactaaccaaccccctaggccactgactgtgggccccacccctggtcaaaccccagtcagcgatgggtttgaccgggattaggtcctgtgtcactgacgtgtggcccccacacgtcaggtttgacccgagccagcccagttgactctgctgacgtcacagtgacgtggtgctgacgccataattcatttctggattttttattattcaggaaatttcagaaaatgccctaaacttcaataaatgatagaaaattaaccgtaactccaaattaaataatttatatatgaaaaattatcagaaaaattcaaggaatccatctgtaccattttcatgcatgtttgaacaatgtttgtcctctgttttggacaaaacaaataaagggcatttaaataatcatatatggagttggaaattgaatcatgtgttcaaaccaacttcatttaaatcatagctagatgcactagcccaaaacacattcatattgccatgtcatagcatgcatcatattgtgcattgaattgatcgtgtttcttctgtgtttgccggtgttgttccccctcggtagacgttgtaccgacgatgtgatcgttgacactgatgaagactcaatgttatcttcagaagtggcaggcaagcaaaacccccttgttcgttccgatacaatcctactctctcgctcctgctctcttttaatgcattaggacaacaacgattcaactgttacttgctgcggtagctgaaacccctttatcctttgcatgacctgtcattgccacagtaaatagatgaaacccactagtatgagtaggagttgtttgagctctgttgtgcctactcattcatgtttgtttgtcatgcctgctactgcttagagttgagtcaggtctgattcatcggggatgaatcagaggtgtgtgaacatgtcctattgtgtgtgagctaagtgtgtgaacacgatttggtaaaggtagaggtgagaggccatgtaggagtacatggtgggttgtctcattgcagccgtcctcaggaactgagttctgtgtttgtgatccatgattcagctactaccatacattgggccctgaaatatgaccccgctcgacttcttattcacccttgtcctctgtccaggagttgcaagtagtttctggtgtttgtagtatactggaggccgtggacagcgctgaccgtaggggtgggttgtgatgcggtaggcacgtggccgggtatactgcgcccgtttggtgtcacggaaccctgttcacatcgtttggggctgtgagcgaaactccggccggatctcctcatggatggaacccgaataggcgataaacctggactagagacttaggtgtttaggtaggtcgtggtctacacccacgtcggctttcgcttgaagtctgccgagcacatgtcgtgtgcagacgctaagtggtggaaacatgtatgaagaagtacacccctgcagggttaatatcatctattcgaatagccgtgtccgcggtaaaggacttctgggttgcttatatcagttcatagacaagtgaaagtggatactctaaaatacgcaagataagcgtgagtgctatagatggcgttctcgtagggagacgggagcggatccatagtggtgtattgatatggtgaatatgtggactcgtgtgcgccacctcaaaagagttgcttgtagtcgtagtttaggatagccaccgagtcaaagctggcttgctgcagttaaaccccaccatccccttgttgataatgatgcatatgtagttagttctgatgtaagtcttgctgggtacatttgtactcacgtttgcctattttatgtttttgcagagagacttcggtctcactagtagttccacgtggacttcgacgtttagcttgttacctcagctacggtcttgtgcctcggcaggatttggtagatagtcaggcttctcagcctttttcatttatagatgtatgtactcagacatgatagcttccgcttgtgctttgatatgtatgctctgaatgctgggtcatgagacccctgtttgtaatatctcgctcctcggagcctattgattaaatacttgagttatagagtcatgttgtgatgccatgttgtatttgcacatatcgagcatattgtgtgtatgttattgaaatgcttggtatgtgtgggatctgactatctagttgtttattcttagtagcctctcttaccggaaaatgtctcctagtgtttccactgagccatggtagcttgctactgctccggaacacttaggctggccggcatgtgtccttcttcgttcatgtgtctgtccctttggggaaatgtcacgcattgagtaccggagccctgttagcccgctacagcccggtttaccggagtcctgctagcccagtgctacagcccgaacccacttgctgatgaccgacacgttcgatgctgggtcatggatgcctgtccctgtaagtctgtgccactttgggtttacgactagtcatgtcagcccgggctctttatcatatggatgctagcgacatcatcatatacgtgagccaaaaggcgcaaacggtcccgggcaaaggtaaggcgacacccgtgggaataccgtgcgtgaggccgcaaagtgatatgaggtgttacatgctagatcgatgtggcattgagtcggggtcctgacaagcatCCAAATGATTCACCCATGACATGTTCTTGAAATTGATTTGTACTACTgattattcaaaacacgagtgttaGATTTTATAGTCTGAAAATATGCTAATGATGCCGAGAGAAGAGAGCATGCATACGATCCATGAACATGACGTGCAACAAGAGATGGTATCACTTCTTCGGAGAACCATCTtgattcttctttttttcttcataatattgccaACCATTGAGATTGTGGTGCGGAAGGTCGCGGGCGCTAGAGATTGTGGCACGGTTTAGAGGGTtggccggcggcggaggcggcgactcgGGTAGGGGCGATGAGCAAAATATTTCAAAAgcacgtggcaacgcacgggcattatactAGTGACTATTACAACTTGCATTGCGTTGATTAAAAAAAACATGGATATGTCTTAAACTATACATTGAGAGTTTCATAAAACTTGATTACTGCCTTCAGACTCATTAAGCGTGGCTGACCATGACGAACTGTACATTAAGAGTTTGAAAAAGAAATTTATTGCATGCTCGAGTGACATGACGGCCGAGTGTGGTAGGCCAGGCTAACACGGGACAAATTGTGCCAAGTGCGGTACTTATTGCAACCAGTTCCAGAATTCGTCATACTAAGGAGATGGATCGTGGAACATTTGCTGCTACTAATGAACTAATCCAGTACCAAACCATGTGGTTTACGCGTGATATACTACCTGCTGTAAAAGAACCGCTGCGTTGTTATACATTGATTCATAAATGCGCTACGGCGATCCACGTGCAAAATAGTGGCGCAGATAAGCGTACCGCTAGACGCCGTTTCGCAGGTTTCCGCGGCTTCCCTGCCGTCCAGCAACGCATTACCGATCGGGACACGCATGTTTGTCGTCGTTCTCCTTCCGTGCGCCAGATGCATGGCCAACGAAACGCCACAGATTCTTCCGCCAAGCCTTATCTCGCGTCGATTCTCTCGGTTCGTACACGTCGCACTCGCACACCTGCGTACGCATGCCCTGTTAAGGCGCCGTGTGCAAGCGTGCTGCAGTCTTGTGGGACGAACGCTCTGCTACCGCTCATGGCTTCTCCTCAGCTCGACTCTACCCTAGTCCTCTGCCTCGTCTTCGTGGTCTCTTGCTTGGCCTTTGCCGTTAGAGGTTTCAGAACTAGCGGCAAGGATGGCGCCGCTCGTGCAGCACCGCCTTCGCCTCCGGCGCTGCCCATCATCGGCAACCtgcaccagctcggcactggccacCTCCACCGGAGGCTGCAAGCGCTGGCCAGGAGCTACGgccctctcttcctcctccgcctcggcTCGGTGCCCACCCTCGTGGTCTCCTCGGCCTCCCTCGCGGAGGCCGTGCTCAGGACCCAGGACCACGTGTTCTGCAGCCGGCCGCAGCAGCACACGGCCTGCGGCACGCTCTACCGCTGCAGGGACATCGCCTTCAGCccctacggcgagcggtggcgtcaaAGCCGCCGCATCGCCGTCGTGCACCTACTCAGCGCCAAGCGTGTGGACTCCTTCCGCACGCTCCGGGAGGAGGAGGTCGCGCGCTTCGTGGGACGGGTCCACGCGGTGAATGGCGCCCAGGAGAACTGCAGCGAGCGCCCGGGAGTCAACGTGACCGAGCTCATACTAAGCTTAACCAACACCGTCATCTCGAGGGCGGCGTTCGGGAACAAGCTCGGAGGAGTGGAACCAGGGATGCTCCGGGATATGATGGGAGAGATCAGCGATCTGCTCGGTACGATTGCCGTGAGCGACGTGTTTCCGCGACTCCGTTGGGTGGACTGGGCGACGGGGCTCGACGCGAGGGTGAAGAGGGCGGCGGCTAAGCTCGATAACGTTCTCGAGAAGGCGGTCCAGGAGCACGAGAGAAGCAaaggagacgacggcggcgaggctGGTGACCTCCTGGACGACTTGCTCTCTATCGTCAAGGATGGTGATCAGGGGTCCAAGCTGGACCGGACTGATGTCAAGGCAATCATCTCGGTAAGCCCTAAGTCGATCAACAGCATGTTTAATTACCCCTCAAAAACAAAAATGAAACAGCATGTTTAATTACCTTAATTACCTGCTAGGAGGGCACCACTAGCATAGTGTTTAAGTGTTAACCCGACTCTCTTAATTATGGCAGGACATGTTCCTGGCAGGAACAGACACGACTTCTAAGACGATAGAATGGACCATGGCCGAGCTTGTCAAGAACCCCAGAGAAATGGAGAAGGTGCAGCAAGAGGTGAGACGGGTTGCTGGTGCACGAGCAGGAGTCATggaggaggatgtggagaagatgaGCCTCCTAAAGGCGGCCATGAAAGAAGCACTGCGGCTGCACGCGACGGTGCCGCTCCTCGTCCCGCACGAGTCGATCAAGGACACCTGGCTCCACGGCTACTACATCCCGGCAAAGACTCGGGTCATCGTCAACGCATGGGCGATTGGGAGAGACGGCAAGACATGGGAGCACGCCGAGGAGTTTCGGCCGGAGAGGTTCATGCGCGAGAACATCGACTATGGCGGTAGGGACACCCGGTTCATACCTTTCGGTGCCGGAAGGAGGGGATGCCCCGGTGTTGCCTTCGCGACTCGCCTGGCCGAGCTCACGCTAGCAAACATGATGTACCATTTCGACTGGGAGCTGCCGCACGGGCAGGACCCCGAGTCGTTTGAGGTCATTGAGTCCAACGGGATATCTCCTGGCCTTAAGTCTGCCTTGATCCTTACCCTGAAACCACTGTAATATCATTGGAATAGGTGTTTCGTTACTGCTTTGTCCCTGCATGGCCACTTTGCTCACTTAATCTATCGGCTTAGCTCACTTTACCTTTCAAATATTTTGGACTGAGATAACCTTCTATGGCCTTTCTTGTTGGCTTCGGTCAAAACAGTTGTAGACTTGCTGCAGTGAAAACATTGTTGTGCCGATTGCGAAGAAGGTTTAGTTGTGTGGCAATGTTGTGAAAGCGGGTGTGAGTGGGTGAAAAGGCTAAAATGTTCCTAGAGTGCTAAGGTCAGTTGAGCAATAAAACATGTGATCAATTGTATGGGGAATGCCTCCCGGGAGGTGTCTGTTGGAGAAAAGGTGTCTTCCCACCCATTCATCATGTATATAAGTGAGTCTCTCACATTGCAATGAAAGGATACAATCATTTGCACTCTTCATTTGTCTACTTTGCTTTCGCTCTATAAAACGTTATCAGCATGTTCATAACCAAGAGCGACTTGGCCGCAtagaaaagaaaagatagaaggGCCTCTGTGGCAGTACCATCCAACGCACGGGCAGGACCCTGAGTCGTTCGATGTCATCGGGTCCAACAACATTTCTCATGTCCTTGAGTTTGCCTTGATCCTTACCATGAAACCAGTGTAACATCTGTTGGAACTAGTAAGTTTGCACGTGCAACACATGTCTCAATTTGCACATGCCTAAGTAAACCATAACAAGCATGCATTTAAAGTACCCATTATTAGATCAACAGTCGGCAAAGGGTCCATATTTTGCTCGTGAAACAAACTATGAGCAGGATTTATATGTATTAAAAATTTAAAATACATAAACGATTGGTAAAAAAGACATATGATCACAAATAAAGGGCCAATTTTGGTTGAGAAAATCGAACATAATGTTTTGGAGAACAATGGCCAACCATCTTTCGACTTATTTAGACTCACTTCAATCTCGTTGTGAGATATCTTCTATAACAAGGCGTAATGGATAATGATAAACTAGAAAGGTGATATAGAAACCAAGCAATAAATCCACTTGTACAACACTATTGCATCTACGTTGAAATGTCTTCACCAAGATTTTGTCCTCCGAAGTTATTAAGCTGCTGATTGGTCCGCACACAACAATGGAGAGCAATACTTTCATAGTAAATCACAATAACAGAAGACGCTTCACAAGCATGTCTCATATTGCCATATACATTTAGTATCTAGTGCCAGTGTAAGTAAATTGTAAGTAAATTATAACGACAAAAGCCAAGCAAGATTATGTTCATATATATAACGACATGGTTAGTGCACCAACCCAAGAACCTATTCAGCCACGTTACTTTCGTTAGGTAGCAATCCGAAATTATATATCTCAATTGAAATAAAATGCTAGTGCACCGACCGAATAACCTATTTATCCATGTTGACACAAACCAGCAAAAAAAGGTTGCTAACCCCTGGAAAATAAGTGGATTGTTCTTCTAATATATTTAAATCACATATTTGCTCTATTCTATAAATGTAACATTGGCCAAGCTTAATTTTCAGGTCTAAAATTCCAAGCCTAATGAAAAAAATGCATAGACATACCTGAATAATGGTTTCATAATGGTTGGTTAAATTAGCAAACCACTTTCTACAAAAAAGATTTCGGTTCAAGATGTTCTACATGAAGATTTGTACTCTGTGCCCACGTATTAAAGAACCAATTTGAGTTTTGCTACTATACACTTTCATTCCAATAATATCATTTGTACGAATAAGAACCTTTGTTTGTTTGATTCCACCAGGTGGGTGAAAAGATCTTGAAATGACTTCACCAATGGTTAAACCAAAAATTACTTTATGAGCCACATATAACCTGCTTCCCTGGTAAGCACAAACTTAGTAAATAGAAGATGTTTAATCTGGAGCATCATGAATTGTCGTCTtgattcttcacaaaaaaaatatgaattgtcgTCTTGATGTATTCCAAAAAATTAGAATAAATGAAGGATAGAACACCATGCCTTGAAATAGCTGCAACCTATGCTGACCGGCAAAATAGATATAATCTATGGCCATAGAATTAGTGAGAAGGGCGAGATAGTGGCGTTACTATGTCAATTTATTTTGAAACGCGTTGTTCAAGATAATCAGAAGCTAAATGTGTAGTCAACTAACACCATACCTCTTGCCATCAAGCATGATTGTCCACCATATTATACTTCTGTAAGCATGCATGTTTCCATCAAAATACTATACATGGGAGTCTAGAAACACGTACCATCTGCCCATTACAATGAAGACCATGGATATAACGGTCATTTTATTTGGAGGGTCACCTCAGTAAAATGTAAGCAACATCATGAAAAGCAACCAATGAGGGCTAGAATTATGAGGTAAAATTGACAAGCGACATACACCATGTTTAGTaccagtatttagtagcaaaattcaAGATTTAATCCATGTATGCCATATGATTTCTGATGAAATACCTTATTTAAACAAAACCATGAGCAAGGCCTCGAGAACAAAGTT
This window harbors:
- the LOC119343018 gene encoding cytochrome P450 71A1-like, which produces MASPQLDSTLVLCLVFVVSCLAFAVRGFRTSGKDGAARAAPPSPPALPIIGNLHQLGTGHLHRRLQALARSYGPLFLLRLGSVPTLVVSSASLAEAVLRTQDHVFCSRPQQHTACGTLYRCRDIAFSPYGERWRQSRRIAVVHLLSAKRVDSFRTLREEEVARFVGRVHAVNGAQENCSERPGVNVTELILSLTNTVISRAAFGNKLGGVEPGMLRDMMGEISDLLGTIAVSDVFPRLRWVDWATGLDARVKRAAAKLDNVLEKAVQEHERSKGDDGGEAGDLLDDLLSIVKDGDQGSKLDRTDVKAIISDMFLAGTDTTSKTIEWTMAELVKNPREMEKVQQEVRRVAGARAGVMEEDVEKMSLLKAAMKEALRLHATVPLLVPHESIKDTWLHGYYIPAKTRVIVNAWAIGRDGKTWEHAEEFRPERFMRENIDYGGRDTRFIPFGAGRRGCPGVAFATRLAELTLANMMYHFDWELPHGQDPESFEVIESNGISPGLKSALILTLKPL